One Paraclostridium sordellii genomic window, AGGTAAGGCAATTCCTTCATCTACATTAGGTGCTGGGTATCCATTTCATTATACTAGACTTGATGATCCAACAGGAACATTCTTAGGAACAACATTTACTAGAGGTAATGTTATATTTGACTTATTTACAAAGACAAAGAAAAGAAAATATTATAATGCAGCCATAGTTGGTACTATGGGAAGTGGGAAATCAACTTTATTGAAATTATTAGTTGAAGATAACACTATTCAAGGACAAACAATAAGAATACTTGATGTTGTTGGTGAATTTACTACATTGGTAAAAGCATTAGGTGGTAAAGTAATATCTCTTGATGGTAAAAGTGGAATAATAAATCCTTTACAAGTTTTAGCAACTATTACAGATGATAAAACTTATGAAGTAGATAATAGGCTATCATTTTTTACTCATATATCTAAAATATCTATGATGTATAAGTATTTATCACAAGATTGTTCATCTGTAGAGAGTATGGAGTTTGAAATGCTATTAAATAAGTTCTATAAAGCATTTGGTATAGATATAGATAAATCTACTGAATATGCACCAGATAAATATCCTATTTTTGAAGATTTATTAAAGTTTGTACGTAAAGAGTTATATTCTGATGAGAGTAAAAAACAAATAAGAAGTGATATATCTGCTAATAGACAAATTGTATTAGAAAAGATTATATTAACTTTAGATAGTACGATATTAAATTATGGTTCATTATTTAATGGTATCTCTGATATATCATCTGATTTGACAAATGAACAGTTAATATCATTTGAACTTAGAAACTTAAACAGTTTTGATAAAAGAATTTTTAACGCTCAAATATTTAATATATTAACTATACTTTGGAATAACTCATTAGTCCAAGGTAGAAAAGAAATGGGTGATTTCAATAGTGGTAAAAAGACAATAGCTGAATGTAAAAAGTATATGATTCTTATAGATGAAGCACATAAAGTTATAAACTCTAACAATGAGTTAGCAGTTGACTATTTAACTAGCTTTGAAAGAGAGGCAAGAAAATATTTTGGTGGATTAATATTTGCTACTCAAAATATTCGTGATGTAGCTCCAAATAACTTAAATGATCCTATATTTGAAAAGATAAAAACTTTATTTGAATTAACTCAATACAAGTTTATAATGCAACAAAGTAGTAACTCCTTAAAAGTATTAAAAGAAGTATTTGAAGGTCAAATATCAGATAATGAATTAAAGAAAATACCATATTTAGAACAAGGCCATTGTATTTTATCTATTGATGGATTAGAAAATATTTTATTTAATATAGAGGCTACAGAAGAAGAACTTGCACTATTTGGAGGCGGAGCTTAAAATTCTAAAATATAATTTATATTTATGATATAATAAATAACAGAACTGAAAGTCTATAGAGTGGTGTTTCCATACAACCTCAAATTCCTA contains:
- a CDS encoding VirB4 family type IV secretion system protein, producing MIKDSKFNKKEYNPYFLTEIQPQGGIKFDEKIIKKGDGYETVISVFDYPNQVQEFWMERLMSIKDVIITVDIGTYNKSKVLKKIESSLNEQESRYYTDKSPISRIKSQNTYNHLTSLASDVTGNNEVVKLVNVRYFVSGTTVEQVEEKVKDVISELSSIGYKSSVYVNEQEYEWCSLFNGYSEQERFKNRRKGKAIPSSTLGAGYPFHYTRLDDPTGTFLGTTFTRGNVIFDLFTKTKKRKYYNAAIVGTMGSGKSTLLKLLVEDNTIQGQTIRILDVVGEFTTLVKALGGKVISLDGKSGIINPLQVLATITDDKTYEVDNRLSFFTHISKISMMYKYLSQDCSSVESMEFEMLLNKFYKAFGIDIDKSTEYAPDKYPIFEDLLKFVRKELYSDESKKQIRSDISANRQIVLEKIILTLDSTILNYGSLFNGISDISSDLTNEQLISFELRNLNSFDKRIFNAQIFNILTILWNNSLVQGRKEMGDFNSGKKTIAECKKYMILIDEAHKVINSNNELAVDYLTSFEREARKYFGGLIFATQNIRDVAPNNLNDPIFEKIKTLFELTQYKFIMQQSSNSLKVLKEVFEGQISDNELKKIPYLEQGHCILSIDGLENILFNIEATEEELALFGGGA